CGTGATCAATTGGACGGTGCAACTCGAGGAGAATCAGTGATACCGAGAGGCCATCAGCCTCAGCCGGAATCGGTTCCAGCGCCAGCAGGCCGCAGGTGCTCGTCATCAATGCTGGTCACCCGGTCGGACTCTGCCAAGGACAGCCATGGCCAGCATTAGTCCCGGTAGGCCAGCGGACGGGAGCCCTCGTTACGTTGTGAACTATCGAGATCCCGAGGGGCGGCAGCGCCGCAAGACCTTCAGACGCAAAGCGGAGGCGGTCGCGTTCTGTGGTTCCCCCTGAGCCCGGATCCACCGATGAGAGTGCCGGTGTGAGCGTGGCGTAGAACGAGAATGCCCTTGCTGGGCGGGAGAATCGGGCTTGCTGAAGGACCGATTCGACACCGAGCAAGGGACACCTCGTAAGTGAAAGCCTCTCACACGGTCCGGCCCGTTTTCGATGACCCGAACGTGGTGTCGGACGCGGGCCTGGTGCCGGTGCTCCGGCTGGCCGAAGCGGCCGGACTGTACGACCTCCTCGATGACCAGTTGAGCGTCGACTCGGCCAACGCGACGGCGAAGGCGACCAGCGTGGTGGGCGGGATGCTGGCGGGCGCGGACAGCATCGATGACCTGGACCTGCTGCGCCACGGCGGGATGCCGAAGTTGTTCTCCGGGGTGCGATCGCCCTCGACGTTGGGGGCGTTCCTGCGCTCCTTCACCCACGGGCACGTGCAGCAGCTCGACGCCGTCGGCGGAGATCTCCTCACGGGCCTGACCGCTCGGGTGCCCGGGCTGATCGCCGGCGCGGAGAACGTCGAGGGGTTCGCGTGCATCGACCTCGACGACACCATCCGCGAGGTGCACGGCTACGCCAAGCAGGCCGCCGCCTACGGCTACACCGGGGTGCGGGGGCTGAACATCCAACTCGCCACGATCTCCACCCCGTTGGCCGCGCCGGTGATCGCCCGGGCCAGGCTCCGCAAGGGCAGCACCGCCTCGGCCAAGGGCGCGGGCCGATTGCTGGCCCAGGCCATCAGCACGGCCCGCACTGCGGGTGTGAAGAGCCGGATCCTGTGTCGGGCCGACTCGGCCTACTACGGGTGGGCGTTCGTCGGGACCGCGATCCGCGCCAAGACCTGGTTCTCCGTCACCGCCCGGATGACCAAGACCGTCACCGCGGCGATCGGCGGCATCAACGAGGACGCCTGGCAGCCGATCAGGTATCCCCACGCGATCTGGGAGGAAGTCGAGCAACGCTGGATCTCTGACGCCGAGGTCGCCGAGGTGCCGTTCACCGCGTTCACCGGCCGCCGCAAGGCCGAGAAC
The Aeromicrobium marinum DSM 15272 genome window above contains:
- a CDS encoding IS1380 family transposase, which translates into the protein MKASHTVRPVFDDPNVVSDAGLVPVLRLAEAAGLYDLLDDQLSVDSANATAKATSVVGGMLAGADSIDDLDLLRHGGMPKLFSGVRSPSTLGAFLRSFTHGHVQQLDAVGGDLLTGLTARVPGLIAGAENVEGFACIDLDDTIREVHGYAKQAAAYGYTGVRGLNIQLATISTPLAAPVIARARLRKGSTASAKGAGRLLAQAISTARTAGVKSRILCRADSAYYGWAFVGTAIRAKTWFSVTARMTKTVTAAIGGINEDAWQPIRYPHAIWEEVEQRWISDAEVAEVPFTAFTGRRKAENVTCRLVVRRVKRLQRLASDGTEQGELFATYRHHAFITNSTLEMVEADQRHRDHAIVEQTIAELKDNALAHLPSGKYSANAAWVSLAVIAFNLARAAAVAADLAKARWATLRRKIIRVAGRIASTSRRHDLHLPIQWPWAYNWETLHAVATAPPNTTT